In Fundulus heteroclitus isolate FHET01 unplaced genomic scaffold, MU-UCD_Fhet_4.1 scaffold_895, whole genome shotgun sequence, a genomic segment contains:
- the LOC105918711 gene encoding patched domain-containing protein 1, translating to MVCYTMTSSLYIITFGMGASPFTNIESVKIFCQSMCVAILVNYFYVFSFYGSCLVFAGQLEQNRYHSVFCCKIPSVEYLDRQPTWFKTMMSDGHDLSTHHDSVPYQNHFIQHFLREHYTEWITNTYVKPFVVILYLIYASFSFMGCLQISDGSNIVNLLASNSPSVSFAVTQQKYFSNYSPVIGFYIYEPIEYWNSTVQEHLKTLSHGFNKISWMDNFFHYLRVVNVSASTKSDFINILKGSFLRSPEYQHFTEDIIFSKNRETDEYDIIASRMYLVARTTEKKREEVVELLEKLRPLMLINSIKFIAFNPTFVFMDRYSSSVISPILTSGFSVLTILILTFFLVINPLGNFWLILTVTSVELGVLGLMTLWNVGMDSISILCLIYTLNFAMDHCAPHLYTFVLATEHTRTQCIKLALEEHGAAILQNTSCFVIGIMPLVFVPSNLTYTLFKCSLLTAGCTLLHCFVILPVFLTFFPPSKKRHKKKKRAKRKEREREREREREREREEIECIEVRENPDHVTNV from the coding sequence ATGGTGTGCTACACTATGACCAGCTCACTCTACATCATCACCTTCGGCATGGGAGCGAGCCCCTTCACCAACATTGAGTCGGTGAAAATCTTCTGCCAGAGCATGTGTGTGGCCATCCTGGTCAACTACTTCTACGTGTTCTCTTTTTACGGCTCCTGCTTGGTGTTTGCTGGACAGCTTGAGCAGAACCGCTACCACAGTGTTTTCTGCTGTAAGATCCCCTCAGTGGAATACTTGGACCGCCAGCCCACGTGGTTTAAAACCATGATGAGTGACGGCCATGACCTGTCCACGCACCACGATAGTGTGCCGTACCAAAACCACTTCATCCAGCACTTCCTGCGTGAGCATTACACCGAGTGGATTACCAACACCTACGTCAAACCGTTTGTGGTCATTCTTTATCTCATCTATGCTTCTTTTTCGTTCATGGGATGTTTACAAATTAGCGATGGATCGAATATAGTGAACCTGCTGGCCAGTAACTCACCAAGCGTTTCGTTTGCCGTGACCCAGCAGAAGTACTTCAGCAATTACAGTCCTGTAATTGGGTTTTACATCTATGAACCCATCGAGTATTGGAACTCCACTGTGCAGGAGCACCTCAAGACTCTCAGTCATGGGTTCAACAAGATCTCCTGGATGGACAACTTTTTCCACTACCTCCGAGTGGTCAACGTCAGCGCGTCAACCAAGAGTGACTTCATCAATATCCTGAAGGGCTCTTTTCTGCGCAGCCCAGAGTACCAGCACTTCACAGAGGACATCATCTTCTCGAAAAACCGGGAGACCGATGAGTACGATATCATCGCCTCAAGGATGTACTTGGTAGCAAGGACcacagagaagaagagagaggaggtggtggagctcCTGGAAAAACTTCGTCCCTTGATGCTGATCAACAGCATCAAATTCATTGCCTTCAAtcccacatttgtttttatggaCCGCTACAGTTCCTCCGTCATCTCCCCCATCCTGACCTCAGGCTTCAGTGTGCTCACCATCCTTATCCTTACGTTCTTCCTGGTCATTAACCCTTTGGGAAACTTCTGGCTCATTCTCACCGTCACGTCCGTAGAGCTGGGCGTCTTGGGTTTGATGACTCTCTGGAACGTCGGCATGGACAGCATCTCAATCCTGTGCCTTATTTATACTCTCAACTTTGCTATGGATCACTGTGCACCACACCTGTACACGTTTGTGTTGGCCACTGAGCACACGAGGACACAGTGCATCAAACTGGCACTGGAGGAGCACGGGGCGGCCATCCTGCAGAACACATCCTGCTTCGTGATCGGGATCATGCCTCTTGTGTTTGTGCCTTCCAATTTGACCTACACGCTGTTCAAGTGCTCCCTACTCACGGCAGGCTGCACCTTGCTGCACTGTTTCGTCATCCTGCCCGTCTTCCTGACGTTCTTTCCGCCATCCAAAAAGaggcacaagaaaaaaaagcggGCAAAGCGGAAAGAGCGGGAGAGGGAACGTGAGCGGGAGAGGGAAAGGGAAAGGGAGGAGATAGAGTGCATTGAAGTCAGGGAAAATCCTGATCATGTGACAAACGTTTGA